A DNA window from Schlesneria paludicola DSM 18645 contains the following coding sequences:
- a CDS encoding vitamin B12-dependent ribonucleotide reductase, with product MSVPPRFCPADTDPFTTVEWDYRTAAIKDETGKVLFEQTNCEIPATWSPLATNVVVSKYFYGEHGTPERETSVKQVIHRVARTIADWGIAGGYFASLEDGENFYRDLAWMCLHQYGSFNSPVWFNVGLYHQYGVTGARGNYYFNPATQQVERPETSYERPQASACFIQSVDDNMEDIMRLATSEAMLFKFGSGTGTDLSTIRGSREKLSGGGTPSGPLSFMRVYDQIAAVVKSGGKTRRAAKMQSLKDWHPDILEFIQCKNKEEKKARVLIDSGEYDANFNGEAYSSIMFQNANLSVRLSDEFMRAGEEGKTWKTRWVTDATKFGPEYEAKYILRQMAEGAWACGDPGVQYDTTINRWHTCPNSGRINASNPCSEYMFLDDTACNLSSLNLRKFQRPEGTFDVERFRSAASIFITAQEILVDNASYPTPTIAKNSHLYRPLGLGYANLGSLLMSMGIPYDSDAGRGIAGALTALLTGQGYLMSSRIAGYLGPFAGYKENADPMLRVMRMHRDAVDRIDTSCPEYLRDAAGKVWDECVDSGRKFGYRNAQATVLAPTGTIAFMMDCDTTGIEPDIALVKYKQLAGGGMMKIVNRTVPLSLKTLGYDSPEIDRIVKHIEDTETIEGAADLKPEHVSVFDCAFKANNGTRTIHWKAHVKMMAAAQPFLSGAISKTVNMPNESTVEDIEKAYLEGWRLGLKALAIYRDGSKQSQPLSTTKEGDRKKGGANSGDRPARRRLPATRHSLTHKFSVGGHEGYITVGLFEDGTPGELFISMAKEGSTIGGLMDVIGTETSMGLQYGVPLEVLVEKFSHSRFEPSGWTQNPDIPNAKSVVDYIFRWLGIQFLPGFREANVPKRPDASGHDGESEDAAESHRPAEVASNKATPATSAPATNGHATNGQTSNGHAGSNGRSAKGHGGNGHSSNGQANGKTPVAIAQRLTSSLKVLQPSGADTTVNRNQQFAKFQSDAPSCSNCGAITVRNGNCYLCHNCGTSHGCS from the coding sequence ATGTCGGTGCCCCCACGTTTTTGCCCGGCTGATACAGATCCGTTTACGACCGTCGAATGGGACTACCGAACGGCGGCGATTAAGGACGAAACCGGTAAGGTCCTATTCGAACAGACGAATTGCGAAATCCCCGCCACATGGAGCCCTTTGGCCACAAACGTTGTGGTTTCGAAGTACTTCTATGGCGAACACGGTACACCCGAACGAGAAACCAGCGTCAAGCAGGTGATCCATCGCGTGGCGCGAACCATCGCCGATTGGGGTATTGCCGGCGGATACTTCGCGAGCCTTGAAGACGGCGAAAACTTCTATCGCGATCTCGCCTGGATGTGTTTGCACCAATACGGCTCGTTCAATTCGCCCGTCTGGTTCAATGTCGGCCTGTACCACCAGTACGGCGTCACGGGTGCACGAGGCAACTACTACTTTAACCCGGCCACCCAGCAGGTCGAACGCCCAGAGACATCGTACGAGCGCCCACAAGCCTCGGCCTGCTTCATTCAGTCGGTCGATGACAACATGGAAGACATCATGCGTCTCGCGACCAGCGAGGCGATGCTGTTCAAGTTTGGTTCGGGAACCGGTACCGACCTGTCTACCATCCGTGGTTCACGCGAAAAGCTTTCGGGTGGGGGAACCCCCTCGGGCCCGCTTTCGTTCATGCGAGTCTACGATCAGATCGCAGCCGTCGTGAAATCCGGTGGAAAGACCCGTCGCGCCGCTAAGATGCAGTCGCTGAAAGACTGGCATCCCGACATCCTGGAATTCATCCAGTGCAAGAATAAAGAAGAGAAGAAAGCCCGCGTTCTGATCGATAGCGGTGAGTACGACGCCAATTTCAATGGCGAAGCCTATTCCTCGATCATGTTCCAGAATGCCAATCTGTCTGTTCGATTGAGCGATGAGTTCATGCGAGCGGGCGAAGAAGGCAAGACCTGGAAGACCCGCTGGGTGACCGATGCAACCAAATTTGGCCCCGAGTACGAAGCCAAGTATATTCTGCGTCAAATGGCCGAAGGGGCCTGGGCCTGTGGTGATCCTGGCGTCCAGTACGACACGACGATCAATCGCTGGCATACTTGCCCGAATTCGGGCCGGATTAATGCCTCGAACCCCTGTTCGGAATACATGTTCCTCGACGACACCGCATGTAACCTGTCGAGCCTCAACCTGCGAAAGTTCCAGCGTCCCGAGGGGACATTCGATGTCGAGCGGTTTCGTTCCGCAGCCTCGATCTTCATCACGGCACAGGAAATCCTGGTCGACAATGCCAGCTATCCCACGCCGACCATCGCCAAGAACAGCCACCTGTACCGCCCGCTGGGCTTGGGCTACGCCAACCTGGGCAGCCTGCTGATGTCGATGGGCATCCCCTACGACAGCGACGCCGGCCGCGGGATTGCGGGCGCCTTGACGGCCCTGCTGACGGGCCAAGGCTACTTGATGTCGAGCCGCATTGCGGGCTACCTGGGTCCCTTTGCAGGCTACAAAGAGAATGCCGATCCAATGCTTCGCGTCATGCGGATGCATCGTGACGCTGTCGATCGTATCGATACCTCGTGCCCCGAGTACCTGCGCGATGCCGCAGGAAAGGTCTGGGATGAATGTGTCGATTCCGGTCGGAAATTCGGGTACCGCAATGCCCAGGCGACGGTTCTCGCTCCGACGGGCACCATCGCGTTCATGATGGATTGTGACACGACCGGGATCGAGCCCGATATCGCGCTGGTGAAGTACAAGCAGCTCGCCGGTGGCGGAATGATGAAGATCGTGAACCGAACAGTTCCACTGTCCCTGAAAACACTGGGATATGATTCCCCGGAAATCGATCGCATCGTCAAGCACATCGAAGACACCGAAACGATTGAAGGCGCTGCCGATCTGAAGCCCGAACATGTCAGTGTCTTTGACTGTGCATTCAAAGCCAACAATGGTACACGCACGATCCACTGGAAGGCACACGTCAAGATGATGGCGGCTGCACAGCCGTTCTTGTCGGGCGCGATTTCCAAAACCGTGAATATGCCGAACGAAAGTACCGTCGAAGACATCGAAAAAGCCTACCTGGAAGGCTGGCGACTGGGCCTGAAAGCTCTCGCGATTTATCGCGACGGTTCGAAGCAAAGCCAGCCGCTGTCGACAACGAAAGAAGGTGACCGCAAGAAGGGCGGAGCCAACAGTGGCGATCGACCGGCACGTCGCCGACTGCCCGCCACGCGACATTCGCTCACCCATAAGTTCTCGGTCGGCGGACACGAAGGCTACATCACGGTGGGACTGTTCGAAGACGGCACCCCCGGTGAGTTGTTCATCAGTATGGCGAAAGAAGGAAGCACGATCGGCGGTCTGATGGACGTCATCGGCACCGAGACGTCCATGGGCCTGCAGTACGGGGTTCCGCTGGAAGTTCTGGTCGAAAAGTTCTCGCACTCGCGATTTGAGCCGAGTGGATGGACGCAAAACCCAGACATTCCAAACGCCAAGAGCGTCGTCGATTACATCTTCCGCTGGTTGGGAATTCAGTTCCTGCCAGGCTTCCGCGAAGCCAACGTGCCCAAGCGTCCTGACGCGTCCGGGCATGATGGCGAGAGCGAGGACGCCGCGGAAAGTCATCGTCCGGCCGAAGTCGCTTCGAACAAGGCAACGCCTGCGACTTCGGCCCCTGCAACCAATGGCCATGCGACGAATGGTCAGACCAGCAATGGTCATGCAGGTTCGAATGGCCGCTCAGCAAAGGGCCACGGTGGAAACGGCCACAGTTCAAATGGCCAGGCAAACGGAAAGACACCAGTGGCGATTGCCCAGCGACTAACATCGTCACTGAAAGTGCTGCAGCCAAGTGGGGCGGACACGACCGTGAATCGCAATCAGCAGTTCGCCAAGTTCCAGTCCGACGCGCCCAGTTGCAGCAACTGTGGAGCCATCACGGTCCGCAACGGCAATTGCTACCTTTGCCACAACTGCGGCACCAGCCATGGTTGTAGCTGA
- a CDS encoding M24 family metallopeptidase produces the protein MFDVAAIQSALRESQLDGWLFYDFRASNVLARRILQFPDGPDGSRRWAYLIPKTGAPKKLVHRIEDGALDHLPGEKRVYLKWQEFEAGIAALVSGCPRVAMEYSPLNGIPYISRVDAGTVELVRRSGVEVVSSGDLIQMFEAVWDDAQWTMHLEAGRHTDSAYAAAWAMIAAAVRANGETTESAVSATIMEHFDKHGLTTYHPPIVGVNAHSGDPHYETGEAPIRAGDFVLIDLWAKLNQPRAVYSDLTRVGFVGESVPKKYEAIFLIVAAARDAAIQLVKERFARNETLQGYEVDDAARRVIEHAGYGQYFVHRTGHSIGQETHGNGANIDNLETHETRRILPGCCFSIEPGIYLPEFGIRSEVNVFVDHQRQVHVTAGTLQTSVIPILKAF, from the coding sequence ATGTTTGATGTCGCCGCCATCCAATCCGCACTTCGAGAGAGTCAACTCGATGGTTGGCTGTTCTACGACTTTCGGGCGAGCAACGTGCTGGCTCGTCGCATTCTTCAATTTCCAGACGGTCCAGACGGTTCGCGGCGATGGGCGTATTTGATTCCGAAAACGGGTGCGCCGAAGAAACTGGTTCATCGGATCGAGGACGGGGCGCTGGATCATCTGCCTGGAGAGAAACGGGTTTATCTCAAGTGGCAGGAATTTGAAGCGGGGATCGCCGCCCTGGTCTCCGGGTGTCCGCGGGTCGCGATGGAGTATTCACCGCTGAATGGAATTCCCTACATCTCGCGCGTCGATGCGGGAACGGTGGAACTCGTTCGGAGATCTGGTGTCGAAGTCGTGTCGTCGGGCGACTTGATTCAGATGTTCGAAGCCGTCTGGGACGACGCTCAGTGGACCATGCATCTCGAAGCGGGGCGTCATACCGATTCGGCGTATGCGGCGGCATGGGCGATGATCGCGGCCGCAGTCCGTGCAAATGGCGAAACCACGGAATCGGCCGTGAGTGCCACGATTATGGAACATTTCGACAAGCATGGCCTGACGACGTATCACCCGCCCATCGTGGGGGTCAATGCGCACAGTGGCGACCCCCACTACGAAACTGGCGAGGCACCAATTCGAGCAGGCGATTTTGTCCTGATTGATTTGTGGGCGAAGCTTAACCAGCCACGTGCCGTCTACAGTGATTTAACCCGAGTCGGTTTCGTAGGGGAATCCGTTCCAAAGAAGTACGAAGCGATCTTCTTGATCGTGGCTGCGGCCCGAGACGCGGCGATTCAGCTCGTCAAAGAGCGATTCGCCCGGAACGAAACGCTGCAAGGATACGAAGTCGATGATGCCGCACGGCGGGTGATTGAGCACGCGGGGTATGGGCAATATTTTGTCCACCGTACGGGTCACAGTATCGGTCAGGAGACCCACGGGAACGGGGCCAACATCGACAATCTGGAAACGCACGAGACCCGTCGCATTCTTCCCGGTTGCTGCTTTTCGATTGAACCGGGAATCTACTTGCCTGAGTTTGGGATTCGTAGCGAAGTCAACGTATTCGTCGATCATCAACGGCAAGTCCATGTGACGGCAGGAACGCTTCAGACTTCCGTCATTCCGATTCTCAAAGCTTTCTGA